One region of Primulina tabacum isolate GXHZ01 chromosome 17, ASM2559414v2, whole genome shotgun sequence genomic DNA includes:
- the LOC142530319 gene encoding cyprosin-like, which produces MKGHYLLTVLCLLALITCSLVPSSDGLRRIGLKKRPLDLPKIIAAKRARSEGENRSGTGLEGMQQNLGDSEGDIVSLKNYLDAQYYGEIHIGSPPQKFTVIFDTGSSNLWVPSSKCYFSIACYLHPRYKSSLSKTYKKNGKSCSISYGSGSVSGFLSQDNVEVGDVVVKDQVFIETTREAGLTFLVGKFDGILGLGFQEISVGNIVPVWYNMLDQDLVDEKVFSFWLNRDTDADSGGEIVFGGVDPEHYKGNHTYVPVTEKGYWQFDLGDVIVGNLSTAFCEGGCAAIVDSGTSLLTGPTTVITQINHAIGAEGIVSTECKQLVSEYGEMIWNLLVDGVQPNKVCSQLSLCGSNGAHSESSNIEMVVDKERKEEKSIGDSPLCAACEMAVSWIRSQIKNDGFKEQVLNYVNQLCESIPSPSGESTIDCNSLSSMPNVTFTIGGKPFTLTPEQYIIKTGVGISALCISGFGALDVPPPRGPLWIIGDVFMGPYHTVFDYGNLQIGFAEAA; this is translated from the exons ATGAAGGGCCACTATCTTCTTACAGTCCTCTGTTTGTTGGCTTTGATAACATGCTCCCTTGTCCCTTCTTCGGATGGTTTACGGAGAATCGGTCTAAAGAAGAGGCCTTTGGACCTTCCGAAAATCATCGCTGCGAAGCGAGCTAGATCCGAGGGGGAAAACAGATCGGGGACAGGCTTAGAGGGTATGCAGCAAAATCTTGGTGATTCAGAAGGAGATATAGTGTCTTTAAAGAATTACTTGGATGCTCAATACTACGGGGAGATTCATATTGGGTCACCACCTCAGAAATTTACTGTTATTTTTGATACTGGGAGTTCCAATCTTTGGGTTCCTTCTTCAAAATGCTACTTCTCT attgcTTGCTATTTGCATCCAAGATACAAGTCTAGCTTGTCCAagacatataaaaaaaatg GAAAGTCTTGTTCAATTAGCTACGGTTCTGGGTCAGTTTCTGGATTTTTAAGCCAAGATAATGTTGAAGTTGGTGATGTGGTGGTGAAAGATCAA GTTTTTATCGAGACCACGCGAGAAGCAGGCCTTACCTTTTTGGTGGGTAAATTTGATGGGATACTTGGGCTTGGTTTCCAAGAAATTTCGGTTGGCAATATCGTACCAGTCTG GTATAATATGTTGGATCAAGATCTTGTGGATGAGAAGGTATTTTCTTTTTGGCTTAATCGTGACACAGATGCAGACTCTGGAGGTGAGATAGTCTTTGGAGGAGTCGACCCTGAACACTACAAGGGTAACCACACTTATGTACCGGTGACAGAGAAAGGCTACTGGCAG TTTGACTTGGGAGATGTTATCGTTGGAAACTTGTCGACTG CTTTCTGTGAGGGGGGTTGTGCTGCTATTGTGGATTCTGGGACATCTCTTCTTACCGGTCCAACT ACGGTTATAACGCAAATCAACCACGCCATTGGGGCTGAAGGGATTGTGAGCACGGAATGTAAGCAGCTTGTTTCTGAGTACGGGGAAATGATATGGAATCTTCTTGTAGATGGG GTGCAACCAAACAAAGTTTGTTCACAGTTAAGCCTGTGTGGTTCCAATGGAGCTCATTCTGAGAG CTCCAATATTGAAATGGTGGTCGACAAAGAAAGGAAGGAGGAAAAATCGATTGGCGACAGTCCGTTATGTGCTGCTTGTGAGATGGCTGTTAGTTGGATAAGAAGCCAGATTAAAAATGATGGGTTTAAGGAGCAAGTGCTCAATTATGTGAATCAG CTTTGTGAGAGCATACCAAGTCCGTCAGGAGAGTCGACAATAGATTGCAATTCCTTATCAAGCATGCCAAATGTCACATTCACTATCGGAGGAAAACCTTTCACTCTAACTCCTGAACAG TATATCATTAAAACTGGCGTAGGCATTTCCGCTCTCTGCATCAGTGGATTCGGGGCTTTGGATGTGCCACCTCCTCGAGGACCTTTGTG